A window from Candidatus Methylomirabilis tolerans encodes these proteins:
- a CDS encoding class I SAM-dependent methyltransferase has translation MENEEEAFRLDIKTNSKVVEQQALWAGIKPGMRVADMCCGSGKVTSILHKLVQPGGAVIGFDGSEKRIEYAQEHYNDKAIKFKCRDIQTHLDDVEMFDFVWMRFVLEYYLSSSFDIVKNVTKIVKPGGVLCLVDLDYNCLSHFGISPRLERTIFAAMKYLEKNANFDPYAGRKLYSFLYDLGYQDINIDVTAHHLIFGQLKDVDAFNWIKKFEVISKKVNFNYEEYEGGYEEFLEEFNRFFVNPRRFTYTPVICCRGRKPVV, from the coding sequence ATGGAAAATGAAGAAGAGGCTTTCCGTCTGGATATTAAAACAAATAGTAAGGTTGTTGAACAGCAAGCTCTCTGGGCTGGTATAAAGCCAGGTATGCGTGTTGCTGACATGTGCTGTGGTTCAGGGAAAGTAACTTCTATATTACATAAATTAGTTCAACCTGGTGGAGCGGTAATCGGATTTGATGGTTCAGAAAAGAGGATTGAATATGCTCAAGAACACTATAATGATAAAGCGATAAAATTTAAGTGTAGAGATATACAAACACATCTCGATGATGTGGAGATGTTTGACTTTGTCTGGATGCGCTTTGTTTTAGAGTATTACCTTTCTAGCAGTTTTGATATCGTTAAAAATGTAACTAAGATTGTAAAACCAGGTGGTGTTTTGTGTCTGGTCGATTTAGACTATAATTGTTTAAGCCATTTTGGCATTTCGCCAAGACTGGAACGAACTATTTTTGCTGCGATGAAGTATTTAGAGAAAAACGCAAATTTCGATCCGTATGCAGGGAGAAAACTTTATTCTTTCTTGTATGATCTTGGCTATCAAGATATAAACATAGATGTTACCGCTCATCACCTGATATTTGGGCAATTAAAAGACGTTGATGCCTTCAACTGGATCAAAAAGTTTGAAGTTATCTCGAAAAAGGTAAATTTCAATTATGAAGAATATGAGGGAGGATACGAAGAGTTTTTAGAGGAATTTAATAGATTTTTTGTCAATCCAAGAAGATTTACTTACACACCAGTAATTTGTTGCAGGGGACGTAAGCCTGTTGTTTGA
- a CDS encoding HD domain-containing protein — protein sequence MISEIGLSLSKQMNVDIILSNVIKVLETRLYYDRGVILLANQDSSLLLFRAGFGYTPEQLNVLKHTQFHLNMSESKGLFVVCFREQKPFLINDMHEIETNLSSHSLDFAKKMGALSFICCPIIYEGESLGILAVDNIKTKKPLVQSDISLLMGVAPEIGISIHNCMLLETKERQFKSILHTLAASIDARDPLTAGHSEKVTEYALGICHELDLPKEYEEIIRIASLLHDYGKIGIKDSILMKPGKLNDEERKEIESHADKTRNILERIHFEGIYKEIPNIAGSHHEKIDGSGYPKGQRGEDIPLGARIIGVADFFEAITAKRHYRNPMPLDIAFQLLNEEVGKSYDKNIVDAFMKYYNKTLKT from the coding sequence ATGATAAGTGAAATCGGGCTATCTCTTAGCAAGCAAATGAATGTCGATATCATTTTATCTAATGTTATTAAGGTATTGGAAACTCGCCTTTATTATGATCGGGGCGTAATTCTTTTAGCAAATCAAGACAGTTCCCTGTTATTATTCCGTGCAGGTTTTGGTTATACTCCTGAGCAATTAAACGTTTTGAAGCACACTCAGTTTCATTTAAATATGTCTGAGTCAAAAGGGCTGTTTGTGGTCTGTTTTCGTGAACAGAAACCATTTTTAATAAATGATATGCACGAGATCGAGACCAACCTTTCATCTCACAGCCTGGATTTTGCGAAAAAAATGGGGGCATTGTCCTTTATCTGTTGTCCAATAATCTACGAAGGAGAGTCACTGGGAATTCTTGCAGTAGACAATATAAAGACAAAAAAGCCATTGGTCCAAAGTGATATTAGTTTGCTTATGGGTGTTGCGCCTGAAATTGGGATAAGCATTCATAACTGTATGCTACTGGAAACAAAAGAAAGGCAATTTAAATCTATATTACACACCTTAGCAGCCAGCATTGATGCAAGAGACCCGCTTACAGCAGGTCATTCCGAAAAAGTCACAGAGTATGCGCTGGGAATATGTCATGAATTAGATTTGCCAAAGGAATATGAGGAAATAATTCGTATAGCGTCATTACTGCATGATTATGGCAAAATAGGTATCAAAGATTCTATCTTAATGAAACCAGGCAAATTGAATGACGAAGAACGTAAGGAAATAGAAAGCCACGCGGATAAAACCAGGAACATATTGGAACGAATACATTTTGAAGGCATTTATAAGGAGATTCCTAATATTGCAGGATCACACCATGAGAAAATTGATGGAAGTGGTTATCCAAAAGGACAGAGGGGAGAAGATATTCCTCTGGGCGCTAGAATAATTGGCGTAGCAGACTTTTTCGAAGCTATAACGGCAAAACGTCATTACAGGAACCCGATGCCCCTCGATATAGCATTTCAACTACTCAATGAGGAGGTAGGAAAAAGTTATGACAAAAACATTGTTGATGCTTTTATGAAATATTACAATAAAACATTAAAGACTTAA
- a CDS encoding IS4 family transposase: MNSGRTVFAQVMEFLPLPEFRTCVARYQGEYKVRGFSCLDQFLCLAFAQLTYRESLRDIETCLRAMQPRLYHMGIRGRVARSTLADANETRDWRIYADFAQTLIGLAKSLYATEPFSVDLAATVYAFDSTTIDLCLALFPWARFRQHKGAIKLHTLLNLRGNIPEVVAISDGKWHDVKALDLLLPLAGAYYVLDRGYLDFARLYRFHQAAAFFVTRAKANLQFGRRYSHPVDKTTGIRCDQTIVLTGPKTATLYPVPLRRIRYTDPDTGKHLVFLTNDVTLPALTIAQLYKSRWQVELFFKWIKQHLRIKAFYGTSANAVKTQVWIAVSIYVLVAILKKRLGLPQSLYTILQVLSVTLFERMPLIQALTIMPESTAEDEGCNQLLLFDR; this comes from the coding sequence ATGAACAGTGGTCGTACCGTCTTCGCGCAGGTCATGGAGTTCCTGCCGCTGCCGGAGTTCCGCACCTGCGTAGCCCGCTATCAGGGCGAGTACAAGGTCCGTGGCTTCTCATGCCTCGACCAGTTCTTATGTCTAGCCTTCGCGCAGTTGACCTACCGGGAGAGCCTCCGCGATATCGAGACGTGTCTCCGCGCGATGCAACCCCGGCTCTACCACATGGGCATTCGGGGCCGGGTGGCGCGCAGTACGCTCGCGGATGCCAACGAGACCCGCGACTGGCGGATCTATGCCGACTTCGCGCAGACGCTTATCGGTCTGGCCAAGTCCCTCTACGCGACCGAGCCGTTCAGCGTCGATCTCGCGGCAACCGTGTACGCCTTCGACTCAACCACGATCGACCTCTGTTTGGCGCTGTTCCCGTGGGCCAGATTCCGCCAGCACAAGGGGGCGATCAAGCTCCATACGCTGCTCAACCTCCGCGGGAATATCCCCGAGGTGGTGGCGATCTCCGACGGCAAGTGGCACGATGTCAAGGCGCTCGACCTGCTCCTCCCCCTCGCGGGGGCCTACTATGTACTCGACCGCGGCTACCTCGACTTCGCCCGTCTCTACCGGTTCCACCAGGCGGCCGCATTCTTCGTCACCCGGGCCAAGGCCAACCTGCAGTTCGGCCGACGCTATTCGCATCCGGTCGACAAGACCACTGGGATTCGCTGCGATCAGACCATCGTGCTCACGGGACCCAAGACCGCTACACTCTACCCGGTCCCACTCAGGCGGATCCGCTACACCGACCCCGACACCGGCAAGCATCTGGTCTTCCTCACCAACGACGTGACGCTGCCGGCCCTGACCATCGCCCAGCTCTACAAGTCACGCTGGCAGGTGGAGCTGTTCTTCAAGTGGATCAAGCAGCACCTGCGGATCAAAGCCTTCTACGGAACCTCCGCGAACGCCGTCAAGACGCAAGTCTGGATTGCCGTCAGCATCTATGTCCTGGTCGCGATCCTCAAGAAGCGGCTTGGGTTACCCCAGAGTCTCTACACAATTCTACAGGTCCTCAGCGTGACGCTATTTGAACGTATGCCCTTGATTCAGGCACTTACGATCATGCCTGAGTCGACTGCGGAGGATGAGGGCTGTAACCAGTTGTTATTGTTCGATCGATAA
- a CDS encoding class I SAM-dependent methyltransferase: MRRKISKDNPFFHTPRFAFGYTWLPEHAHVLDFGCDDGRFGYLLKQHRNVDYIGVEKNRDAMKKVPHGVVVKESVYPLPFDNGQFDAVTMFEVLEHIHDQNKALLDVFRVLKSGGLLLVSVPRRHVFSFMDLGNLKYVFPGLHRWYYSLTRSPEAYRQRYAANPDGLVGYNEKEKRWHQHFRDDEMRELLEGNGFYVEEIDGVGLFGQLFTFVAYVLRLGFLFPQWVRDWDNYVFHYGSLLSGYRSNNNNWLQPSSSAVDSGMIVSA; the protein is encoded by the coding sequence ATGCGTCGCAAGATTTCCAAAGATAATCCTTTCTTTCACACCCCCCGTTTCGCCTTTGGATATACGTGGTTGCCAGAACATGCTCACGTGCTCGACTTCGGATGCGATGACGGCAGATTCGGATACCTGCTCAAGCAGCATAGGAATGTGGATTACATCGGCGTCGAGAAGAATCGGGATGCGATGAAGAAAGTACCCCACGGAGTTGTCGTCAAAGAGTCCGTGTATCCTCTACCATTTGATAATGGACAGTTCGATGCCGTCACAATGTTTGAGGTGCTTGAGCATATTCATGACCAGAATAAAGCACTTTTGGACGTATTTCGCGTATTAAAATCCGGTGGACTTCTTCTGGTTTCTGTTCCTCGACGACATGTCTTTTCCTTTATGGATTTGGGAAATCTAAAATATGTTTTTCCGGGCTTACATCGTTGGTATTACTCTTTGACTCGCTCGCCGGAGGCTTATCGACAGCGCTATGCGGCCAACCCGGATGGATTGGTTGGGTACAACGAGAAAGAAAAGCGTTGGCATCAACATTTCAGGGACGACGAGATGCGTGAATTGCTCGAGGGTAATGGCTTCTACGTTGAGGAGATTGACGGGGTTGGGCTGTTCGGCCAATTGTTTACATTTGTCGCTTATGTCCTCCGCCTTGGTTTTCTTTTTCCGCAATGGGTACGGGACTGGGACAATTATGTTTTTCATTACGGTTCACTACTGTCCGGTTATCGATCGAACAATAACAACTGGTTACAGCCCTCATCCTCCGCAGTCGACTCAGGCATGATCGTAAGTGCCTGA